The following nucleotide sequence is from uncultured Ilyobacter sp..
ATATGCCGACTTGAATAAAGACCAGGAAGCTTCTTTTGTAGGTGATGTTGATTCAGAGATTTTTGAAATCGAGGGAGTCAATATTGATGAAAACACTTACACTATCTCAACAGGATTCAACTACAACGTAAATGAATCTATGACTTACAGAGTCATATACTCATAACACAGCAGGATGATCTTGGGGAAAATAACATAGATGTAGGTGTCAGCTGGAAATTCTAATAAGATTTTTTCTGAACCATTTGTGAAACAGTTTAATAATTGTTACAGGGAGTTCCTCAGGGGACTCCCTTTTATATTATCCGATTTTAGGACTCTGCCTGACATGGAAATGACACAGAAGAAAGGCATTAATGTATCATCTAATTTTTGAGAGTATACAGGAAGATTTATTATTGACCTTAGAGTGGCTCTAAGGACTATTATACTTTGTATAAATAAACTAAGTTGCTATCTGTATCTAACTTTGGTTAAAGTATTGAATTTATCGGGATTAGTTACTTTTCTCTTGAAAGAAAAGTAACCAAAAGTTCAAGCCCGTGAAAAATCAGCTAAATGCCCTCGGAAATCCAAGATAAATTCGAAACTCACTTCGTTCAGACAGTCGAATTTATCTAAGGATTCCACTTCGGTCATTCTTAACGCTGATTTTGTCAATGGCGAGGGAAAAGGGATAAAAAACCTCTCGCAAAAGAAGTATTTATAGTTTTGCTTTTCACTCTGTGAAACTCCTGCTTTTTCTCTGCGTCCTCTGTGGCCAAAAGCTTTTCTTCTAATTCGTGTTAATTTCCCTATCTTTTATTGGTGTCCATTCGTGACAAAATCTTTTGATTCTGATATTCAAATAAATTTAGTAATTTATTTAGAATTTTTAAGTAGCAACTTGAGTTAAATACAGATACTTTATAAGGAGAAGATTAGGATGAAGAAAAAAATATTGAGCATGATGCTTATAATATCATGCAGTTCTTTTGGTATGGAAGTTACTTTGGAAAAAGCCGTGGATATGGCTTTTAAAAATAACCGTGACCTTAAAAACAGTAAAATAGAGACTGTGCAGCAGGATCTTCTCTACAAGGAAACAGCTAAGGGTGCCCTTCCCACTGTGAGCATAGAGGGGGGATATACAGAGGACAGAAACGACAGTTACGACGACGGGTATTTTGAAAACGGCATAATACTGATCCAGCCCATCTATTCAGGCGGGGAGATATATTACGGTATAGAGGGAGCCAAAAAAAACAGGGAACTTTATAATATAAGCTATGAAAAAGATATGACGGACACCAGACTCGAGGTTATAAAGGAATATATAACTGTACTTCAGCTCCAAAAGACCTTAGAAGTATATGAAACTTCCAATCGTGAAAAGGAGGCGGAACTGAAAAGGCAGAAGGAGTTTTATAATCTCGGGATGATAGACAGAAGTGAGATCTTAAAGGTCGACTCCTCTCTCTATGAGACCAAAAGCGACATAATAAATACAAAAAACAATATTCAAAAAGAAAAAATTATACTGAAAAAATTAATGGGCATATCCCTTGAGGAAGATATTCTGCTAAAGGATATAGATCTTCAGAAGATAAATCCTGAAAAAGTAGATCTTGAAAATGATATGAAAAAAGCAGTAAACGAAAGTCTTCAGTCAAAAAAGCTCAAGCTGAATACTGAGATAACAAAACTTCAAGAGAAGGCTGCTAAAAGTGAATTTTTACCAGAAGTGGACCTAGAGTATGCCTATGAAAGTTCTGATGAAGCCAGTTTTTCGGATTCTGCTAATGCAGGGGACTGGCAGTGGCGTATAGGGGTTAGTTTTGAATGGGAGATATTTAACTTTGGGAGCTCTTCTGATTCTTACCAAAGAGCAAAGCTCGAGACAGAAAAGGCTAATATATCAAGAGATAATGAGCTAGAAGAACTCAGAAAAAATATTAAGTCAGCGTATCTTGAGATACAGACCCTCTATAGTCTCATACATACAAGAAAGAAATCTTATGAAACATCAAAAGAGATCTATGAAATAGACAGAGAAAAATATGCCAACAGATTAATCGATACAGTAGATTATCTTCAGACAGAATCAGACTTGAGAGAAGCCGAGGTCAATTATATCAATGTCCAGATGGACTATTACCAAGCGTATGAAGAATATCTTAATCTTATAAAATAATCGGAGGGTAAAAATGAAAAAAATATTAATTATTATGATTATTATCTTATTAGCAGCCTGTGGCAAATCAGAAGAAAAACCAGTGGAAAACAAAGAGGTTTTAAAAAGTGTAAAAACTATGGAGCTCAAAAAAAGTAAAGTCGAAAATATAAAAAACTATAACGGGGAACTCATTCCATTGAATGAAGTGGCTCATACAACAGATACCGGCGGAGATGTGACAAAGATAAATTATCAAAACGGAGATTTTGTAAAAAAGGGAGAGATTGTTTTAGTTCTTAAAGACAAAGACACCGAGGCTGCTTATCTGGAATCCATGGGGGAGTTTATGAAGGCCCAGTCGGATTATGAGACGAGCAAAACGTCATATGGAAAGTATAAGACACTTTTTGATAAGAAGCTCATATCTGAAGATGCCTTTCTTACTATGAAAAATCAGTTTATCCAGAGTGAAGGAGCCAAGAAAGTAGTACAGTCCCAGTATCTGAAGGCCAAGCAGGATTTTGACGAACTTACGGTCAGGGCCAAAATATCTGGTCTGGTGAGTGACCTTGACATAAAAAAATATCAAAAGACAGCTGCAGATGAAACCCTGTTTACAGTGGTAGATGCCAGCAAGATGGAGGTAGGAGTAGGTGTAGCTGCCTCAGACCTGCAGAATATAAAAAAGGGCAGTACTGCAAAAGTGTACGTAGATGATATAGGGGCAGAAATAACAGGAACAGTAGAAAAGATAAACCCTGCCTCAGACAGCGATACAAAAAAATATGAGGCTAAAATCCTCCTAAATAATAAAGATGGAAAGCTGGTAAAAGGGATGTATTCCAAGGTTGAAGTCAATAGCGGAGAAGTAGAGGGTTTCTTTATACCCAAAGAAGCAATAATGCTGAAAGATATGTATAATTATATCGCAGTTTCGAGAGAAGGGCAGGCAATCATTTATAAGGTTGATCTAGGGATATCGTCTGATGATTCACAGCAGATAGTCTTTGATGATTATCTGCCGGGAGACAAAGTAATAATCCAGGGACAGTACCTTCTGAAGAATAATGACAAAATAAAGGAGGCCTAGACAGATGAGTTTATCAAATTTTTCCATAAAAAAACCGGCTACAACTACCATGATAATGATAGCCATGATATTTTTTGGATACCTGGGACTTAAAAATATGCCTGTGGAAATGATGCCTAGCACATCATACCCAATGGCGAAAATAAGTATAGATTGGGACGGAGCAACTCCTGATGATGTAAATGACATGATAACAAAAAAGATAGAGGATTTTCTGCCAAATATAGACGGGATAACCGAATACAGCTCTACATCTGAGGTAGGGCAGTCAAGTATAGAGGTTAAGTTTGATTACGGAACGGATATAGAGACTAAGATCACTCTGATTCAAAATGAGATCAATCAGATAAGCGGAAAACTTCCCGATGATGCAGACGAACCTGTCATTAGGGAGCAGTCAACATCTGGTATACCTGCAATGGTTTTAATGCTTGTAGGGGGAGATCCCATGGAGATGAGGACCTATGCCAATGCTACAGTTAAACCTTTGATAGAGAGGATAGACGGAGTATCTCAGGTGCTCATAAGAGGGGGACAGGAACAGGAAGTTTTGGTAGAAGTGGACCCTGAAAAACTAGATAACTATAATATGGGTATAGAGGATATAAGTACTATTATATCTGAAGCAAATGTAAATATCCCCGGAGGAACCCTTACAGAAGGGGAGAAAGAATACATAATAAAAGTAGAGGGAGAACTCTCCACTCTAGAGGAAATATCAGATATAGTGTTAAAAAATTCAAATGGAAAACTTCTAAAGTTAAAAGATGTGGCAGATGTAAAGATGTCCATAAAAGACAAAGACAGTATATTTAGAAACAGCGGTAAAGATGCCCTAGCACTGATTGTTACAAAAACCGATAACGGGAATTCAGTAGAGATAGTAAATTCCATAAAAAAAGTGTTGAAAAATCAAGAGGGTTCGATGCCTATAAATACCGAGGTAAAGATGGCCCATGATTCATCCACTACAATACTAAATTCCATTGCCAGCGTAAAAGAGAGTGCCTATACTGGTATAATTCTTGTCTCTATAATACTCTTTATATTTTTAAAAAATATTTCTGTGACAATGATAGTGGCTATGTCCATTCCTACGTCTATAATTTTTACCTTCTTTCTACTAAATTCCATGGGAGTAAGTATCAACATAATATCTCTAATGGGACTTTCCCTAGGGGTAGGAATGCTTGTAGATGACTCGGTGGTTGTCACAGATAATATATTCAGACGTCTTACAGAGTTTAAAGAGGACAAGGTCACAGCCTCAGAAAAGGGAGCCAGTGAAGTGACATTACCTGTAATAACATCTTCTCTTACAACAATGGCTGTATTTTTACCCATGGTGTTTCAGGAAGGGATAGTGAAAAAGCAGTTTGGGGACATGTCTTATTCTATAAGTTTCTGTCTGACTGCATCTCTCATAGTAGCGGTTATGTTTGTTCCTATGATGTGCAGTAAGATTCTCAAGAAAAATACAAATATAGCCCATGAACGGGCTGTTATGAAATTTATAAAGAAAAAGTATAAAACAATTTTAAAACTTGCCTTAAGAAGAAGATTTTTGGTGGTCACAGGAGCTATACTTCTGTTTGTCGCCTCTATATTCATGTTAAAAACCTTAGGTGCTAGATTTCTACCGACTCAGGATAGTGGGGATTTTGCCGTAATAGCATCCCTTCCATCTGGAGCTGATATAAAAATGGCTGACAGAATAGCAGGAATACTAGAGGAAAAAGCAAAGGATCTAAAATATGCAACCAATTACTCCATCATGGGAGATACAGAAGACGTAGTGCTTAATCTAGATGCAGGTTTAAAAACTACCAGAGAAGAGAGTATGTATGATATCATGAGCGACCTTAGAAAAAAATTCCAGGGGATTCCAGATGTAACTATTACGGTAGTTCCGGATTTTGTGAGAGGGGCCTCTGATATAAATGACCTTGAGTTTAATCTTTATTCAGATAATGAAAAGCAACTTGAAGTAATATCTGACCAACTAAAAGAAAAAATATCGGAAATTTCAGGACTGACAGATATAAGTACTTCTCTCGAAGGTGGTAAGCCTGAGGGCAGGTTTATAATAGACAGAGAAAAGGCAAAATACTATGGTGTCAGTGTGTCAGATATAGCTACAATGATAGGGGCTCAGATAAACGGTAGTGTTCCTATAACTATAAACAGCGACAATGATGAGGTTGATGTCACTGTACAGCTGAAAAAAGAATACAGAGAGTCTAGCAAGCTTCTTTTAGATTCCAGAATAACATTAGATAATGGTAAAAGTGTGAAAATATCTGATGTGGCTGATTATGTGGTAGTAGAAGGCCCCTCAAAGATAGAGAAAAAAGACAAAAAGAGAAAGGTGAGTCTCTATGCCAACCTTGAAAAGGGAGCAGACCTCCAGAGTGCCGAGGCGAGCATTATATCAGAGCTTAATAAAATAGGACTTCCAGACGGAGTTACTTATAGTTCTGGTGGAAACAACGAGGATATGGGGGTTATATTTAAGCAGCTTGCTTCGACTTTTGTTGTGGCAGTTTTTCTCATATATTTCATATTGGTTTGGCAGTTTGAATCCTTTGTGTTTCCGTTTATCATAATATTTTCTATACCGCTATCAACCATGGGTGCTATATTTGGCCTTTATTTCACAGGGAAAAGTCTGGATGCCATGGTCTTTGTTGGGATAATTCTCCTAATAGGTATAGTGGTAAATAATGCCATTGTTCTCATTGATTTTATAAATCAGAGGATAGATGCAGGGGATAATATTTCTAGAGCAGTAATGACTTCTGGAGTCACAAGACTCAGACCGATACTTATGACGACGATGACAACTATCCTCGGGATGGTGCCTCTAGCTATAAGCAACGGCGAAGGATACGAGATGTACAACGGAATGGCCTTTGTGGTTATATTTGGTCTAAGTTTTGCAACTATACTGACCCTGGTGTTAATACCGTCTGTTTATTACATTGTAGAAGATATAAGAGAATATGTTATTGCAGCATGGAAGAAAAAATATCCTGTGCATGCCGAGATAGAAAATGAAATAGTATAAAAATATAAATATTGTATAAAACTCTTCCCCCTTATCTGCTATAATTTATTAAGCAAGATTTAGGGGGGATATTTTTATAGAGTTTAGGGCTGAAAGTGGAATAATGAAAGACAGGGAAAATTTTATGTACTTGATGAGAATAAAGATAAAATAGATGTAAATGCAGTGTTTTTAACGATCTGTGAGGTGAAAGTTTGGAGAAAAAAAGTTTAATAATAGGCGGATTAATAACGATCATTTTAGGGGCTTTTGTTTTTTTTAATAGGAGTCCATTAAAAATAGAACTGCCAAAAGGACGGGAGAGTGTTTTAGTGTGTTTTGGAGACAGCCTGACTGCCGGTATAGGGGCTCCCAGCGGTAAAAGTTATCCTGATTATCTTAAGAATTATCTAGATATAAAAATCATAAATAAGGGGGTTCCAGGTGAAACAGCGTCACAGGGCAGGGAAAGATTTGAAAGGGATGTATTGAGCCTTGATCCAGACATAGTTATAATAGAGTTTGGAGCTAATGATTATTTCAGAAAAATATCTAGTCAAAAGACAAGATCCCACATGGAATATATGGTTGACAGGCTTTTAGACAGGGGAACAGTGGTTTTTATAGCAAAGTTTTTTCCTAAAAAATCCATAGTTTCATTTATAAAGTCAAAGGATAAGAAAGAATACGATAAGATGTATAAAGAACTTTCCTCTAAGGACAATGTTTTTCTTATTGACGATATATGGGGTGAAGCTTGGGGTCGACCAAAGTATATGAATGACACAGTTCATCCAAATGAATACGGCTATAAAATAATGGCTGATAAATATTTGGAAGCTGTCAAAGATCTTTTTGAATACAATAGTCTTTTAAAATAGAAATCAGCTGGAAAATACCCAGCTGATTTTTTTATAAAATATTTTATTTTTTCTTGAACATATGTATTAAGTGTTTCTTTCCAAGGCCTGAAAGCATAGGAACCTTGTAGAGAGAATCCATTAATTTATGATGTTTTTTTTCTTCCATATTTAGGAATCGATAGAATGAAAGGATCTCTCTGTTGATATGAGCATCACTTCCAAAGGTGGCATTTAAATTATATCTTTTTCTCAAATCTTTGGCGGTGAGATTTCTCTTCTTTGAAAGAGAATGGTTATAGGTTTCTAGAGAGTCCACTCTTTCTAACACCTCAGAAAGATAATGTTTATTTTTTAGGAAATTTTTCTGAGCCATCCCGTTTATGTGTGGGACGGAAATATGGCAGCCTCTACCCTCGAGGATGTCTAAGAAATAGAAAACATTCTTTGTGGTTCTGGCCATTCTATAGGGGTGTTTGTTTCCCTCCACCTCCCTTATATAAAATTCTTCGAGGTCTTCGAAGGTTTTGAAATAAACCAGCAGTTCGAAGCCGTCTTCACATCCGAGCTCTATTCCTGGAACTACCTTTACTCCAAGTTCGGCTATTTTTACTGCACCTCTGATCTCATTATGGTCTGTTATGGATATGAGGTGTTTTTTTTCATTCAAAAAGTCTAAAAAAAATTTTGAGGTATTATGTCCGTCTGAGGCAGTTGTATGAAGATGTAGGTCAAGATAAATAGCATCGTCTTTTGGCTTAAAGTCATAAAATTCATTAAAATAGTCTGATAATTTATCAAATTCAATCATAAAGATTACCCCCCTTAGAGAATTGGAGAAAATAGTCTGCTGATGGATTCCTTGAATTTTACCAAGAGTTTCCTGTCATGGTAAATTTCTTTTGTTATAGATGAGCTTTCTGCCAGATCTTCTATAAATGTTGCCTTTAATTTCTTCACTGTGTCAAAATCATATATAAAAGCATTTATTTCAAAATTTTGATAAAAACTTCTATAATCAAAATTTGAGCTTCCCACTGTGGCCACCTCATCGTCTACGATGACTACTTTGCTGTGGAGAAATCCATTTTTATAGGAGTAAAACTTCACTCCCATAGTTATCATCTCCCCTACATAGGAGTGAGTTGCCCAATAGACCATGAGGTGGTCGGGCTTATTGGGGATCATGATCTTTATATTTACCCCAGAAAGTGAAGCTATTTTTAAAGCTTCAAAAATAATATCATCTGGTATAAAATAAGGGGTCTGAATATAGATATATTTTTTTGCCTTTGTTATCATATGAAGAATAGCGTCTCTTATCAAGTGAAATTCGTAATCTGGGGCACTTCCTACAATCTGTATGGAAGAATTCCCAATTTTTTGTTTTTCAGGAAAGTATTTTTTTTCATCATACCTGCTTCGGAATTTTTTTCCAAAACTTAAAAACTTCTGATTTTTTATAAAATCCAAGGATGAAAAAAATTCTTTTTGAAGCTCATTTAAGACTTCGCCGTTCATTTTGATATGTGTGTCCCTCCAGTTTCCAAGGGGCCCTTTCCCGATGTAGTCCTTTCCGATATTAAAGCCTCCGATGTATCCTAACTTAGCATCAACTATACAGATTTTCCTGTGAGTTCTATAGTTGGCCCGTAGGTTTATAAATGGAAAATATGAGGGGAAGAAAACTAGCACATCAATTTTTGAATTTCTGAGTGCTTCAATTTTTTTTAACGGAAGTTTTCTGCACCCCACACCGTCTAATATTAGTTTGACTTCTACACCAGATTTTGCCTTTTCCTTTAAAATAGAAAAGAATTCTTTTCCCAAAGAATCATTGTCAAAGATAAAATATTCCATGTGTATATAAGAGCTTGCTTTTTTTAACTCGTCTTTCATGTCATGAAAAAGTTTTTTCCCATCAGTAAAAATTTCTATACTGTTTGAAAAAGTTAATCTGTTTTTCCCTGTAAGCTCTAAATACTGTATCATCTGTTCCCATTTTTCAAGTTTTTTTGCCTCATTATTTTCAGAAGGAGTGGTATATCTGAAAATATTTCTCATATAGAACTTTTTACTCAGTCTTTTTTTTCTGAAACTTAAACCAAACAGCAGATAAGAAACAAATCCAATATAGGATGTCAGAACAAGAACTGTGATCCAGAAC
It contains:
- a CDS encoding efflux RND transporter periplasmic adaptor subunit yields the protein MKKILIIMIIILLAACGKSEEKPVENKEVLKSVKTMELKKSKVENIKNYNGELIPLNEVAHTTDTGGDVTKINYQNGDFVKKGEIVLVLKDKDTEAAYLESMGEFMKAQSDYETSKTSYGKYKTLFDKKLISEDAFLTMKNQFIQSEGAKKVVQSQYLKAKQDFDELTVRAKISGLVSDLDIKKYQKTAADETLFTVVDASKMEVGVGVAASDLQNIKKGSTAKVYVDDIGAEITGTVEKINPASDSDTKKYEAKILLNNKDGKLVKGMYSKVEVNSGEVEGFFIPKEAIMLKDMYNYIAVSREGQAIIYKVDLGISSDDSQQIVFDDYLPGDKVIIQGQYLLKNNDKIKEA
- a CDS encoding efflux RND transporter permease subunit; amino-acid sequence: MSLSNFSIKKPATTTMIMIAMIFFGYLGLKNMPVEMMPSTSYPMAKISIDWDGATPDDVNDMITKKIEDFLPNIDGITEYSSTSEVGQSSIEVKFDYGTDIETKITLIQNEINQISGKLPDDADEPVIREQSTSGIPAMVLMLVGGDPMEMRTYANATVKPLIERIDGVSQVLIRGGQEQEVLVEVDPEKLDNYNMGIEDISTIISEANVNIPGGTLTEGEKEYIIKVEGELSTLEEISDIVLKNSNGKLLKLKDVADVKMSIKDKDSIFRNSGKDALALIVTKTDNGNSVEIVNSIKKVLKNQEGSMPINTEVKMAHDSSTTILNSIASVKESAYTGIILVSIILFIFLKNISVTMIVAMSIPTSIIFTFFLLNSMGVSINIISLMGLSLGVGMLVDDSVVVTDNIFRRLTEFKEDKVTASEKGASEVTLPVITSSLTTMAVFLPMVFQEGIVKKQFGDMSYSISFCLTASLIVAVMFVPMMCSKILKKNTNIAHERAVMKFIKKKYKTILKLALRRRFLVVTGAILLFVASIFMLKTLGARFLPTQDSGDFAVIASLPSGADIKMADRIAGILEEKAKDLKYATNYSIMGDTEDVVLNLDAGLKTTREESMYDIMSDLRKKFQGIPDVTITVVPDFVRGASDINDLEFNLYSDNEKQLEVISDQLKEKISEISGLTDISTSLEGGKPEGRFIIDREKAKYYGVSVSDIATMIGAQINGSVPITINSDNDEVDVTVQLKKEYRESSKLLLDSRITLDNGKSVKISDVADYVVVEGPSKIEKKDKKRKVSLYANLEKGADLQSAEASIISELNKIGLPDGVTYSSGGNNEDMGVIFKQLASTFVVAVFLIYFILVWQFESFVFPFIIIFSIPLSTMGAIFGLYFTGKSLDAMVFVGIILLIGIVVNNAIVLIDFINQRIDAGDNISRAVMTSGVTRLRPILMTTMTTILGMVPLAISNGEGYEMYNGMAFVVIFGLSFATILTLVLIPSVYYIVEDIREYVIAAWKKKYPVHAEIENEIV
- a CDS encoding GDSL-type esterase/lipase family protein, whose amino-acid sequence is MCFGDSLTAGIGAPSGKSYPDYLKNYLDIKIINKGVPGETASQGRERFERDVLSLDPDIVIIEFGANDYFRKISSQKTRSHMEYMVDRLLDRGTVVFIAKFFPKKSIVSFIKSKDKKEYDKMYKELSSKDNVFLIDDIWGEAWGRPKYMNDTVHPNEYGYKIMADKYLEAVKDLFEYNSLLK
- a CDS encoding PHP domain-containing protein, translating into MIEFDKLSDYFNEFYDFKPKDDAIYLDLHLHTTASDGHNTSKFFLDFLNEKKHLISITDHNEIRGAVKIAELGVKVVPGIELGCEDGFELLVYFKTFEDLEEFYIREVEGNKHPYRMARTTKNVFYFLDILEGRGCHISVPHINGMAQKNFLKNKHYLSEVLERVDSLETYNHSLSKKRNLTAKDLRKRYNLNATFGSDAHINREILSFYRFLNMEEKKHHKLMDSLYKVPMLSGLGKKHLIHMFKKK
- the cls gene encoding cardiolipin synthase, which codes for MVLEHLIFFAKYIYFINIFFVVVIIFFERKKPVYSLFWITVLVLTSYIGFVSYLLFGLSFRKKRLSKKFYMRNIFRYTTPSENNEAKKLEKWEQMIQYLELTGKNRLTFSNSIEIFTDGKKLFHDMKDELKKASSYIHMEYFIFDNDSLGKEFFSILKEKAKSGVEVKLILDGVGCRKLPLKKIEALRNSKIDVLVFFPSYFPFINLRANYRTHRKICIVDAKLGYIGGFNIGKDYIGKGPLGNWRDTHIKMNGEVLNELQKEFFSSLDFIKNQKFLSFGKKFRSRYDEKKYFPEKQKIGNSSIQIVGSAPDYEFHLIRDAILHMITKAKKYIYIQTPYFIPDDIIFEALKIASLSGVNIKIMIPNKPDHLMVYWATHSYVGEMITMGVKFYSYKNGFLHSKVVIVDDEVATVGSSNFDYRSFYQNFEINAFIYDFDTVKKLKATFIEDLAESSSITKEIYHDRKLLVKFKESISRLFSPIL
- a CDS encoding TolC family protein, translated to MKKKILSMMLIISCSSFGMEVTLEKAVDMAFKNNRDLKNSKIETVQQDLLYKETAKGALPTVSIEGGYTEDRNDSYDDGYFENGIILIQPIYSGGEIYYGIEGAKKNRELYNISYEKDMTDTRLEVIKEYITVLQLQKTLEVYETSNREKEAELKRQKEFYNLGMIDRSEILKVDSSLYETKSDIINTKNNIQKEKIILKKLMGISLEEDILLKDIDLQKINPEKVDLENDMKKAVNESLQSKKLKLNTEITKLQEKAAKSEFLPEVDLEYAYESSDEASFSDSANAGDWQWRIGVSFEWEIFNFGSSSDSYQRAKLETEKANISRDNELEELRKNIKSAYLEIQTLYSLIHTRKKSYETSKEIYEIDREKYANRLIDTVDYLQTESDLREAEVNYINVQMDYYQAYEEYLNLIK